The sequence below is a genomic window from Cicer arietinum cultivar CDC Frontier isolate Library 1 chromosome 6, Cicar.CDCFrontier_v2.0, whole genome shotgun sequence.
TGCAGTATTTCTCTTGCATAATCTTGAACAGCCTCTGTCCAAGTTCAATATCGCCAACATGGCTACAAGCTGTGAGAGTTGCCGTGAAAGTTAAATGATCCGGCTTTACTTCCTCTTCCATCTCCATCCGATTGAAGAGCTCAATAGCTTCTTCGCAATACCCATGATTCGCATAGCCAAAAATCATAGAGTTCATTGTCACTGTGTTCTTCTCCGGTATCTTATAAAACAGTGTCCTTGCTTCAGAAATAAACCCACATTTTGCATACATGTCAACCAAAGCACTCCTTACATATACATCACCCTCCACACCAATCACCAAAGCATAGCTATGAATTTCTTTCCCAAACCTCACTCTTGCAGCAGTAGCACAAGCTGGCAGAAGGGCGCTGACAGTAGCCGAAGTAGGACATAACCCATGACCCAACATTTGCTTAAACGTATCAAAAGCTTCGTCGTTACAAAAGTTCTGCACAAAACCAGATATAACAGAAGTCCATGACACCACATCAGGCTCAACATCATCTTCAATCATCAACCTGAAAATTTCAGAAACCATTGCTCGGTCACATCTCTGTGCAAACCCAGATATCAAAGCGTTCCAAGTCACCACATTTGGGTTCATACCcatcaatttcatatttttcactAGACCGAATGCCTCATTCGGAAGTCCTTGTTGAGCATACCCAGAAACAACAGCGTTTAACGCCACCAAATCCTTCATAGCCATTCCATCAAACACCTTACGTGCATCCTCAACTTTACTACACTTGGAGTACATAACAATCAACGCACTCGAAACAAAAGCATCAATCTCAAATGAACACTTCAAAACCAAGCAATGTATTTTCTCTCCGGAGATTCGGTCACCGACGTGGCCGCAGGCTTTGAGAACACTAGGAATCACGAAGACATTATTGGGTTTCAATCCATGGAGAGTTTGCATCTCGGAGAACACGGATAAAGCGTGATCATAGAAGCCGCAACGAGCGCATGTACTGATGAGGGCAGTCCAACGGCGAACATTTGTTTGGGGAATTTTGTCGAACAGTTTTCGGGCAAGGGAGAGTTGGCTACAGCTTGCATATAGAGCTATGAGATTGGATGCGACAACGTTGAAACGCGCGTAGCCATTGATGGTTAAGTGCGCATGAAGCTTCTTTCCTTGCTGCAGTGATCGATCACGTGTGTATGTTTCGATGAGTTCAGCGTAGGCTTCAGGTTCTGAACGAAGGAGTCGATGGTTGAGGATAGCATTTTTGGCGGGAATTTTT
It includes:
- the LOC101514716 gene encoding pentatricopeptide repeat-containing protein At5g59600 → MHALVRTTTSIKIPAKNAILNHRLLRSEPEAYAELIETYTRDRSLQQGKKLHAHLTINGYARFNVVASNLIALYASCSQLSLARKLFDKIPQTNVRRWTALISTCARCGFYDHALSVFSEMQTLHGLKPNNVFVIPSVLKACGHVGDRISGEKIHCLVLKCSFEIDAFVSSALIVMYSKCSKVEDARKVFDGMAMKDLVALNAVVSGYAQQGLPNEAFGLVKNMKLMGMNPNVVTWNALISGFAQRCDRAMVSEIFRLMIEDDVEPDVVSWTSVISGFVQNFCNDEAFDTFKQMLGHGLCPTSATVSALLPACATAARVRFGKEIHSYALVIGVEGDVYVRSALVDMYAKCGFISEARTLFYKIPEKNTVTMNSMIFGYANHGYCEEAIELFNRMEMEEEVKPDHLTFTATLTACSHVGDIELGQRLFKIMQEKYCIEPRLEHYACMVDLLGRAGKLEEAYGIIKTMPMEPDLFVWGALLAACRNHGHLELAEVAAQHLLELEPESAANRLLLSSLYADAGKWGKVERIKKRIKKGKLRKLQGLSWIDNV